From one Enterococcus sp. DIV2402 genomic stretch:
- a CDS encoding HdeD family acid-resistance protein, with translation MYEEKRFDWSSLILGIIFVVVSLMAFQNPGSSLKALVIYLAITAIINGLTSIFIRNRVKQFTGFKATALLTLGILEVILGIVLMFNLYVGVMALAYVFALWFVIDSIRNLVTLNEVRLVSTAYYWFSLILNIIGIFIGISLFFDPIVSMLTLSFLVGFYLMLTGIFYIVRAFIK, from the coding sequence ATGTATGAAGAAAAACGTTTTGATTGGAGTAGCTTAATTTTAGGGATTATATTTGTTGTTGTCTCATTAATGGCTTTCCAAAACCCAGGTAGTAGCCTAAAAGCACTTGTTATTTATTTAGCTATTACAGCAATTATTAATGGTCTTACTAGCATTTTTATCCGCAACAGAGTAAAACAATTCACAGGGTTTAAAGCAACAGCTTTATTAACTTTAGGAATTTTAGAGGTGATTTTGGGAATTGTTTTAATGTTTAACCTGTATGTAGGAGTAATGGCTCTTGCTTACGTCTTTGCGTTATGGTTTGTGATTGATTCGATACGTAATTTAGTCACATTAAATGAAGTGCGTTTAGTAAGTACGGCTTATTATTGGTTTTCTCTGATTTTAAATATTATTGGAATTTTTATTGGAATTTCTTTATTTTTTGATCCAATTGTTTCAATGCTAACTTTATCATTTTTAGTAGGTTTCTACTTAATGTTAACTGGAATTTTTTATATCGTACGTGCATTTATAAAATAA
- a CDS encoding DUF4129 domain-containing transglutaminase family protein, with amino-acid sequence MIQQLKEKLVPMLLTFITFFLFFIQFLSIYRLGNYPLAGMIVGLFCLIAGIIPYRWLKFPVYCLAGSGAAYLFMPLGQTFSKEWVSLFVQTLKENYLGFSSGEISFIPPAIALTIILLLMILLIELQIEYMRIYLSTLIVVGYLLLLVIYNHLDLSLVILFVLCNALFFRLVVYLKDRQAIILGTMVIGLLFLSAVTLPKTQLENRLLEVSSSIRNQLNEQGFYRYFEQNGQGNGPGNGLSRTGFSEDDTSLGGPLLDDRTILFEADQQQAHYWRVDSKNIYTGKGWEPSEENVTRQSLLYASEIAVSARDYQGELAENETINLTFQNRNNNQYLPLPYGEKQIQLTSGQTTFYLYEESDRVDLLGNSVRIDWQDLNYSAAELSEVSISLPTNTIDYLQLPEQLPQRVRDLANELVANQETMFDKVMAVQEYLKTSSDFRYSKLDAKVPPENQDYVDHFLFDSQVGYCDNFSTAMSVLLRSVGIPTRWVKGFAPGTVTETNETYQTYTVRNQDAHSWVEVYFEGYGWLPFEPTPSFSQPLTEELVETTETTSSESIETSESSTSISTSSEQETTVESVEAEQNNQAFRFGPIWNWLKWLLLAIVLITIWYWHFYVLILLLLRISKQPLLKTYPLLLAKLERQLPRPKEQPLQQYAEQAEEAFSSLNGEFVLLTSHYEQSIYSNEKITENEKELIKSLAWKLNKPFKRGMTQVKNI; translated from the coding sequence ATGATTCAGCAGCTAAAAGAAAAACTGGTCCCCATGTTGCTAACATTTATTACTTTTTTTCTTTTTTTTATTCAGTTCTTATCGATTTATCGCTTAGGTAATTATCCATTAGCGGGCATGATAGTAGGACTGTTTTGTTTGATTGCGGGAATTATTCCTTATCGTTGGTTAAAGTTTCCTGTGTATTGTCTAGCTGGAAGTGGTGCAGCATATCTTTTTATGCCACTTGGACAGACTTTTTCTAAAGAATGGGTTAGCCTTTTTGTACAAACCTTAAAAGAAAATTATTTGGGATTTTCTAGCGGTGAAATTTCTTTTATTCCACCAGCCATTGCATTAACCATCATTTTATTATTGATGATTTTACTAATTGAATTGCAAATTGAGTATATGCGTATTTATTTGAGTACGCTAATTGTCGTAGGGTATTTATTACTCTTAGTTATCTACAATCATTTAGATTTAAGTCTAGTTATTTTGTTCGTTTTATGTAACGCATTATTCTTTCGGCTTGTTGTTTATTTAAAAGACCGTCAAGCAATCATTCTTGGAACAATGGTGATTGGTCTTCTATTTTTGAGTGCTGTAACGCTTCCTAAAACTCAATTAGAGAATCGTTTGCTAGAAGTGAGTTCTTCCATTAGAAATCAATTGAATGAGCAAGGATTTTATCGTTATTTTGAACAAAATGGACAAGGAAATGGTCCGGGAAATGGTTTATCACGGACTGGCTTTAGTGAAGATGACACGTCATTAGGCGGTCCCTTACTAGATGATCGAACGATTTTATTTGAAGCAGATCAACAGCAGGCACATTATTGGCGAGTAGATAGTAAAAATATCTATACAGGAAAAGGCTGGGAGCCATCTGAAGAAAACGTAACTCGTCAAAGTTTATTATATGCTTCCGAAATAGCCGTCTCGGCACGTGATTATCAAGGAGAATTGGCTGAAAATGAAACGATTAATCTAACTTTTCAGAATCGTAATAATAATCAATATTTGCCGTTACCTTATGGAGAAAAACAAATTCAATTAACTTCAGGGCAAACAACTTTTTATCTGTATGAGGAAAGTGATCGTGTCGATTTATTAGGTAACAGTGTACGTATTGATTGGCAAGATTTAAATTACTCTGCAGCAGAGTTATCTGAAGTTTCCATAAGTTTACCAACGAATACGATTGACTATTTGCAATTACCCGAACAGTTACCCCAAAGAGTTCGTGATTTAGCGAATGAGTTGGTTGCTAATCAAGAAACGATGTTTGACAAAGTAATGGCTGTTCAAGAGTATTTAAAAACCTCGTCTGACTTCCGATATTCAAAATTAGATGCAAAGGTCCCACCAGAAAATCAAGATTATGTGGATCATTTCTTATTTGACTCGCAAGTTGGTTATTGTGATAACTTTTCAACAGCAATGTCTGTTTTACTGAGAAGCGTGGGAATTCCTACTCGTTGGGTGAAAGGATTCGCTCCAGGAACCGTAACAGAAACCAATGAAACTTACCAGACCTATACTGTTCGAAATCAAGATGCTCATTCTTGGGTAGAAGTGTATTTCGAAGGTTATGGCTGGTTACCATTTGAACCCACGCCTTCTTTTAGTCAGCCTTTGACAGAAGAATTGGTAGAAACAACTGAAACGACGAGTTCAGAAAGTATAGAAACAAGTGAGTCTTCAACAAGCATTTCTACAAGTAGCGAACAAGAAACGACTGTAGAGTCTGTCGAAGCTGAACAAAATAACCAAGCATTTCGTTTTGGACCGATTTGGAATTGGCTAAAATGGTTATTGTTAGCTATCGTGTTGATTACGATTTGGTATTGGCATTTTTATGTACTTATCTTATTATTATTGAGGATAAGTAAGCAACCGCTTTTAAAAACGTACCCATTACTATTAGCTAAATTAGAGAGACAACTTCCACGTCCTAAAGAACAACCATTGCAACAATATGCAGAACAAGCCGAAGAAGCATTCTCAAGCTTAAATGGTGAATTCGTATTATTAACTTCTCATTATGAACAATCGATTTATAGCAATGAAAAAATCACTGAAAATGAGAAAGAATTAATAAAGTCCTTGGCATGGAAATTGAATAAACCTTTCAAAAGAGGAATGACACAAGTAAAAAATATCTGA
- a CDS encoding DUF58 domain-containing protein — protein MKQIKNWGNALMLSLAYFFIVIYALIFTNETGWTLLLFASLLILIELISILGSLRRLQLTTSEQLMIHLGEQAELTLEITKRRQYPLILFQTEISSVFFKQSIFFYFFNTQKNVQVSWSPEQRGYYQKLPVQVISRDFFGWFQKKKTLELNMTSFVLPEFSNSAETAISYFQQILQRSSYGEPSFTVKNYRPYRAGDALKQIDWKASSRQQELIYREYQQFQTSEWIFIFYGQDSFYFEEMLSVFYSLQRQFPQIPAVLLGKKSDAFAENDLRQYALIQPLKASQSLPDFHQKRIFLFTPKYSEDLEQQIASLQQDNQVTVYTYKELMKTLGIEVAL, from the coding sequence ATGAAACAAATCAAAAACTGGGGTAATGCGTTGATGTTAAGTTTGGCTTATTTTTTCATTGTGATTTATGCGTTGATTTTTACCAATGAAACGGGCTGGACTTTGTTGTTATTTGCTAGCTTACTTATCCTTATTGAATTGATAAGCATATTAGGCTCTTTACGAAGGTTACAATTAACTACTAGTGAACAACTTATGATACATCTAGGAGAACAGGCAGAACTTACGTTAGAAATCACCAAACGAAGACAATATCCATTAATTTTATTTCAAACCGAAATATCTAGTGTCTTTTTTAAACAGTCTATTTTCTTTTATTTTTTTAATACTCAAAAAAACGTGCAGGTTAGTTGGTCACCTGAACAACGAGGATATTATCAAAAACTGCCTGTTCAAGTAATCAGTCGAGATTTTTTTGGTTGGTTTCAAAAAAAGAAAACTCTCGAATTGAACATGACAAGTTTTGTGTTACCAGAGTTTTCAAATTCAGCCGAAACAGCCATTTCTTATTTCCAACAGATATTGCAACGGAGTTCTTATGGTGAACCAAGTTTTACGGTGAAAAATTATCGTCCTTATAGAGCAGGAGATGCTTTGAAACAAATTGATTGGAAGGCATCAAGCCGTCAACAGGAATTAATTTATCGAGAATACCAACAATTTCAAACTTCTGAATGGATTTTTATCTTTTATGGACAAGATAGTTTTTATTTTGAAGAGATGTTGAGTGTATTCTATTCCTTGCAGCGACAATTTCCTCAAATACCAGCCGTATTGTTAGGAAAAAAATCAGATGCTTTTGCTGAAAATGACTTAAGGCAATATGCACTGATTCAGCCGTTAAAAGCATCTCAATCTTTGCCAGATTTTCATCAAAAGAGAATTTTTCTTTTTACACCCAAATATTCTGAGGATTTAGAACAACAAATTGCTTCCTTGCAACAAGATAATCAAGTTACTGTCTATACTTATAAAGAGTTAATGAAAACGTTAGGAATTGAGGTGGCCTTATGA
- a CDS encoding AAA family ATPase: MSEELTKKIPELIAEVEKVILGKREVIQLTIASLLAGGHVLFEDIPGVGKTLMIKTLAQAIHGKFSRIQFTPDLFPSDILGVSIFNSQTNQFEFRQGPIFTTVLLADEINRTSPRTQAALLEAMSEGKVTIDNQTYTLSPHFFVLATQNPIEYEGTYPLPEAQLDRFLFRLKIGYPSFQDELTLMTGKQQEPNIRRILTEQEVDDLKALVDTVFIQENVAKYALQLIQASRNHQGVTLGVSPRGSVAFIRGAKAYALTEGRQYVIPEDLQKILPAVFGHRIQLKNRNSEEERIAILQQIIERVPVPIRR, encoded by the coding sequence ATGAGCGAAGAATTAACGAAAAAAATACCTGAATTAATTGCCGAGGTTGAAAAGGTTATCTTAGGGAAACGAGAAGTTATCCAGTTAACCATCGCTTCTTTATTAGCTGGTGGACATGTTTTATTTGAAGATATTCCAGGAGTAGGAAAAACATTAATGATTAAAACCTTAGCTCAGGCTATTCATGGGAAATTTTCTCGAATTCAATTTACTCCTGATTTATTTCCCAGTGATATTTTAGGGGTCTCTATTTTTAATAGCCAAACCAATCAGTTTGAGTTTCGCCAAGGCCCTATTTTTACTACAGTTTTGTTAGCTGATGAAATTAATCGCACCAGTCCACGTACACAAGCCGCTTTATTAGAAGCAATGTCAGAAGGAAAAGTGACCATTGATAATCAAACGTATACTTTGTCGCCCCATTTTTTTGTTTTAGCGACTCAAAATCCGATTGAATATGAGGGAACTTATCCATTACCCGAAGCGCAACTTGATCGCTTTTTATTTCGTTTAAAAATAGGTTATCCGTCTTTTCAAGATGAGTTAACTTTAATGACTGGTAAACAGCAAGAGCCGAATATCCGTCGTATTTTGACAGAACAAGAAGTGGATGACTTGAAAGCATTAGTCGATACTGTTTTCATTCAAGAAAATGTTGCAAAATATGCGTTGCAATTAATTCAAGCGAGTCGTAATCATCAAGGTGTGACATTAGGAGTTAGCCCGCGAGGAAGTGTCGCTTTTATTCGTGGAGCGAAAGCATATGCCTTAACGGAAGGCCGGCAATATGTCATTCCTGAAGACTTGCAAAAGATTTTACCAGCTGTTTTTGGTCATCGCATTCAATTAAAAAATCGAAACAGTGAAGAAGAAAGAATCGCGATATTACAGCAAATTATTGAACGTGTTCCGGTACCTATTCGGAGGTGA
- the glmM gene encoding phosphoglucosamine mutase, producing MGKYFGTDGVRGEANKELTPELAFKLGRCGGYVLSQHETGDQRPRVLVGRDTRISGQLLESALVAGLLSVGIEVFQLGVISTPGVAYLTRIQKASAGVMISASHNPAQDNGIKFFGNDGFKLVDEQEAEIEALLDAAEDTLPRPSAEGLGTVEEFPEGLLKYSQFLQQTISGDLSGLTVCIDAANGATATSVNRLFADLETDFYTMGTSPNGLNINDGVGSTHPEKLAEFVVEKGADAGLAFDGDGDRIIAVDERGQIVDGDKIMYICAKYLAQQKRLKQDTIVTTVMSNLGFHKAVEEIGLKDVITQVGDRYVVEEMRKNDYNFGGEQSGHMVFLDFNTTGDGMLSGIQLLSIMKQTGKKLSELADEVTIYPQKLVNIRVSNKNGAMDVPAIKAVIDEAEAEMNGEGRILVRPSGTEPLLRVMAEAPTDEKVNYYVDKIADIVRSEIGL from the coding sequence ATGGGAAAATATTTTGGTACGGATGGTGTTCGCGGCGAAGCCAATAAAGAATTAACACCAGAGTTAGCATTTAAATTAGGACGTTGTGGCGGTTATGTATTAAGTCAACACGAAACAGGTGATCAACGTCCTCGTGTTCTTGTAGGACGTGACACGCGTATTTCTGGACAACTATTAGAGAGTGCTTTAGTGGCAGGACTCTTGTCAGTTGGGATTGAAGTATTCCAATTGGGAGTTATTTCAACACCAGGCGTAGCGTATTTAACTCGTATTCAAAAAGCTAGTGCCGGAGTTATGATTTCAGCTTCCCACAATCCAGCACAAGACAATGGGATTAAATTCTTTGGAAATGACGGGTTTAAATTAGTCGATGAACAAGAAGCGGAAATTGAAGCGTTGTTAGATGCAGCGGAAGACACTTTACCACGTCCTTCAGCAGAAGGCTTAGGAACGGTAGAAGAATTTCCAGAAGGCTTATTGAAATATTCACAATTTTTGCAACAAACAATTAGTGGCGATTTATCTGGCTTAACTGTTTGTATCGATGCGGCTAACGGAGCAACGGCAACTTCTGTCAACCGTTTGTTCGCTGATTTAGAAACAGATTTCTATACAATGGGCACATCACCAAATGGATTAAATATCAATGATGGCGTTGGCTCTACGCATCCAGAGAAACTAGCAGAATTTGTTGTTGAAAAAGGCGCAGATGCTGGTTTAGCATTTGACGGTGACGGTGATCGCATCATTGCAGTAGATGAACGTGGACAAATCGTAGACGGAGATAAAATCATGTATATTTGTGCGAAATATTTGGCACAACAAAAACGATTGAAACAAGACACGATTGTCACAACTGTCATGAGTAACTTAGGTTTCCATAAAGCAGTCGAAGAAATCGGCTTAAAAGATGTCATTACACAAGTTGGAGATCGTTATGTTGTTGAAGAAATGCGTAAAAATGATTACAATTTCGGTGGCGAACAATCTGGACATATGGTCTTCTTGGACTTTAATACGACAGGTGACGGGATGTTATCTGGGATTCAATTATTGAGTATCATGAAACAAACAGGCAAAAAACTATCAGAATTAGCTGATGAAGTCACCATTTATCCACAAAAATTAGTGAATATTCGTGTCTCAAATAAAAATGGTGCGATGGACGTCCCTGCAATCAAAGCAGTCATTGATGAAGCCGAAGCAGAAATGAATGGCGAAGGTCGTATTTTGGTTCGACCTTCAGGAACAGAACCATTATTGCGTGTCATGGCTGAAGCGCCAACAGATGAAAAAGTAAATTATTATGTCGATAAGATTGCGGATATTGTACGCAGCGAAATCGGTTTGTAA
- a CDS encoding CdaR family protein, producing MFTKQRKSNIMYGLLALLFSLVLFFNANGSSLQSSLITPSAYEETVTDVPIQTIYDSDKYFIQGYQPTVDVKLSSVNRVQLNAEKNDDTRNFRVVADLTDLDVGTHDVLLEIQDMSNSVTGKIESRIFTVTIEKKVTKKFPVEINYSEENLQDGFQLDKIVSEPSEVTVTTGEQTLKDIAKIVADVDALEDATNNQTIQAAVYAVDKNGEILQTEINPQTVDVSLQVSVPEKSVSLYAAQQGTPPTGISHFDFLVNPTQAIISGSQELLDTIESIGVPVDVSDVEKSTKKVVTIPTEEGVVATPKQVTVEISPVFTEESSSTNSSSVTTETEDSQEETTEVEQSVPQTSDESVPSTEAIISSNEPEMTSNFSEETIEESTRESSSVIEEQETMGEEQ from the coding sequence ATGTTTACTAAGCAGAGAAAAAGCAACATCATGTATGGGTTGTTAGCTTTGTTGTTTAGCTTAGTATTATTTTTTAATGCTAATGGATCGAGCCTTCAAAGCAGTTTAATTACACCTAGCGCTTATGAAGAGACGGTGACTGATGTACCAATCCAAACAATCTATGATTCAGACAAATATTTTATTCAAGGATATCAGCCAACTGTCGATGTGAAACTGTCTAGTGTGAATCGCGTACAACTCAATGCTGAAAAAAACGATGATACACGAAATTTTCGCGTAGTAGCTGACTTAACAGATTTAGATGTTGGAACACATGATGTCTTATTGGAAATCCAAGATATGAGTAATAGTGTGACAGGTAAAATTGAATCTAGAATTTTTACAGTCACAATCGAAAAGAAAGTCACGAAAAAATTTCCTGTTGAAATCAATTATTCAGAAGAAAATTTGCAAGATGGCTTTCAATTAGATAAAATAGTTTCTGAGCCAAGTGAAGTAACTGTAACGACGGGTGAACAAACACTGAAAGATATTGCCAAAATTGTAGCTGATGTAGATGCGTTAGAAGATGCAACGAATAATCAAACTATTCAAGCGGCAGTTTATGCTGTAGATAAGAATGGTGAAATTTTACAAACAGAGATTAACCCTCAAACAGTAGATGTTAGTTTACAAGTGTCTGTGCCAGAAAAATCGGTTAGTTTATATGCTGCCCAACAAGGAACGCCACCAACAGGCATTTCACATTTTGATTTTTTAGTAAACCCTACACAAGCAATAATTTCTGGATCACAAGAGCTGTTAGATACAATTGAAAGTATTGGTGTTCCTGTAGATGTATCTGATGTGGAAAAAAGTACAAAGAAAGTAGTGACTATTCCAACTGAAGAAGGCGTTGTAGCAACACCGAAACAAGTGACGGTAGAAATCTCACCGGTATTTACAGAAGAAAGTAGTTCAACAAATTCATCGAGTGTCACTACAGAAACTGAAGATAGCCAAGAAGAAACTACAGAAGTGGAACAGTCTGTACCGCAAACTTCTGATGAATCAGTGCCATCTACTGAAGCAATAATTTCTTCAAACGAACCGGAAATGACTTCAAATTTTAGTGAAGAAACAATAGAAGAAAGTACTCGAGAATCATCTTCAGTAATTGAAGAACAAGAGACAATGGGAGAGGAACAATAA
- the cdaA gene encoding diadenylate cyclase CdaA, with protein sequence MKLNIGELFNLEYWRQLLSIDVFSLPFLINVLDIIVVWYIVYKLIQLVRGTKAIQLFKGVAMFIAIRFLAELIGLHTLSWLMDQVITYGVIAAIVIFQPEIRRGLEHLGRTTFFTPSKNESNKDEEMIKAFDKAIQYMSKRKIGALITIERNTGLEEYIETGIPLDADITGELLINIFIPNTPLHDGAVIIRDGKISVSCAYLPLSDSVLLPKEFGTRHRAALGVSEVSDALTIIVSEETGNVSITLNNRLYSDLSQEDYLKMLNEAFILEEKPKEKKNIFQTILDELNRLNKGGK encoded by the coding sequence ATGAAACTTAATATTGGCGAATTATTTAACTTAGAATATTGGAGACAATTGTTATCTATTGATGTATTTTCATTACCTTTTTTAATAAATGTATTAGACATTATTGTTGTTTGGTATATTGTATATAAATTAATCCAACTGGTGCGTGGGACGAAAGCTATTCAATTATTTAAAGGAGTAGCGATGTTTATCGCAATTCGGTTCTTAGCTGAATTGATTGGATTACACACGTTGTCGTGGTTGATGGATCAAGTAATCACTTATGGAGTGATTGCGGCAATTGTTATTTTTCAACCAGAAATTCGACGAGGATTGGAACATTTAGGTCGGACGACTTTCTTTACACCTTCAAAAAATGAAAGCAATAAAGATGAAGAGATGATTAAAGCTTTTGATAAAGCAATTCAGTATATGTCAAAACGAAAAATTGGGGCATTAATTACGATTGAACGGAATACAGGATTAGAAGAATATATCGAAACGGGAATTCCGTTAGATGCAGATATTACAGGTGAATTATTGATAAATATTTTTATCCCGAATACACCTCTGCATGATGGGGCGGTCATTATACGTGATGGGAAAATTTCTGTTTCATGTGCGTATTTGCCACTGTCAGACAGTGTATTATTGCCAAAAGAATTTGGTACAAGACATCGAGCAGCATTGGGTGTTTCTGAAGTCAGTGATGCGTTAACAATTATTGTTTCGGAAGAGACTGGAAATGTGAGTATTACTTTGAATAACCGACTATATTCAGATTTAAGTCAAGAAGACTATTTGAAAATGTTAAATGAAGCTTTTATTTTGGAAGAAAAACCAAAAGAAAAGAAAAATATTTTTCAGACAATTTTAGATGAATTGAACAGATTGAATAAAGGAGGCAAGTGA
- a CDS encoding thioredoxin domain-containing protein, whose protein sequence is MDISVIKTNKTNKDNGIFIGDLAPKQLLEFINVRCPYCKKWFEESRELLNEAVNANKIQRIIKLIDRPKESLQRGNVMHRFVTTDHAQQTLADLTKIFATQAQWGNLSLEEVAEFAKNELHLSEHNHLEYAQKLVEETEQATIKFVPTIVIGDHIFDENIDQETLTGYID, encoded by the coding sequence ATGGATATTTCAGTGATTAAAACGAATAAAACCAACAAAGACAATGGTATTTTTATTGGTGATTTGGCACCTAAACAATTATTAGAATTTATTAATGTTCGTTGCCCGTATTGTAAAAAATGGTTTGAAGAATCTCGTGAACTTTTAAATGAAGCAGTGAATGCCAACAAAATACAACGGATTATTAAATTAATCGACCGACCAAAAGAATCACTTCAACGAGGAAATGTGATGCATCGTTTCGTAACAACAGACCATGCGCAACAAACGCTGGCAGATTTAACGAAAATTTTTGCTACCCAAGCACAATGGGGAAATTTATCTTTAGAAGAAGTTGCTGAATTTGCTAAAAATGAGCTTCATTTATCCGAACATAATCATTTAGAATATGCTCAAAAATTAGTTGAAGAAACAGAACAAGCAACGATCAAATTTGTTCCTACAATTGTTATCGGCGACCATATTTTTGATGAAAATATTGATCAAGAGACCTTAACAGGTTATATCGATTAA
- the whiA gene encoding DNA-binding protein WhiA: MSFAADVKKELTSLEVHREHARAELAALIRMNGSISLSNQQIILNVQTENAAIARRIYSLLKDHYDVRSELLVRRKMKLKKNNVYIVRLKQETRAVLDDLGIMDGLMFHSHVSGEIMGNAQKMRSYLRGAFMASGSINNPETSRYHLEIYSIYEEHNQDICSMLNYYGLNARTLERRNGYISYLKGAEHIADFLTLIGATNSMLKFEDVRIVRDMRNSVNRLVNCETANMNKTIDAASKQIENIQYIEDRVGLQSLPEKLQEIAELRLEHPEVSLKELGEMIPSGVISKSGINHRIRKINEFADRLREDTN; the protein is encoded by the coding sequence ATGTCTTTTGCAGCAGATGTAAAAAAAGAACTGACGAGTTTAGAAGTTCATCGCGAACATGCAAGAGCTGAATTAGCAGCGTTGATTCGTATGAATGGTTCGATTAGTTTATCAAACCAACAAATTATTTTGAATGTTCAAACAGAAAATGCTGCGATTGCTCGTCGAATTTATTCTCTACTCAAAGATCACTATGATGTGCGTAGTGAGTTATTGGTTCGTCGAAAAATGAAATTAAAGAAAAATAACGTCTATATCGTTCGTTTGAAACAAGAAACAAGAGCTGTTTTAGATGATTTAGGAATAATGGACGGATTAATGTTTCATAGTCATGTTTCAGGAGAAATTATGGGGAATGCTCAAAAAATGCGCTCATATTTAAGGGGCGCATTTATGGCGTCTGGTTCTATTAATAATCCAGAGACAAGTCGTTACCATTTAGAGATTTATTCGATTTATGAAGAACACAATCAAGATATTTGTAGTATGTTAAATTATTATGGTTTAAATGCACGTACGCTAGAAAGACGTAATGGATATATTTCGTATCTGAAAGGAGCCGAACATATTGCTGATTTCTTAACATTAATTGGTGCTACAAATTCGATGCTAAAATTTGAAGATGTTCGTATTGTTAGAGATATGCGTAATTCAGTCAATCGGTTAGTGAATTGTGAGACAGCAAATATGAACAAAACTATTGATGCGGCATCAAAACAAATCGAAAATATTCAATATATTGAGGATCGTGTTGGATTACAATCGTTACCGGAAAAATTGCAAGAAATTGCTGAACTACGTTTGGAACACCCTGAAGTGAGCCTTAAAGAATTAGGTGAGATGATTCCTTCAGGTGTGATTTCTAAATCTGGCATTAATCATCGGATTCGTAAAATTAATGAATTTGCGGATCGCTTACGTGAGGATACAAATTAA
- a CDS encoding gluconeogenesis factor YvcK family protein, whose protein sequence is MKMKTYRIRKPKIVVVGGGTGLPVILKSLRNQGVDITAVVTVADDGGSSGQLRDSVTTMTPPGDLRNVLVALSDMPKLYSDIFQYRFNKEDKFLANHALGNLIIAAMSEMRGSTYEAVQLLTKMMHVDARVYPSSDEPLVLHAVFKDGTTAVGESKIAVDRKTIDHVYVRNHANDDEPKAARKVVTSILEADMIVLGPGSLFTSILPNLMISEIGRAILKTTAETVYICNIMTQKGETEHFTDADHVRVLHQHLKAPFVDTVLVNTEPVPEGYMDTETYDEYLVQVKHDFNGLREENCRVVSTDFLELRDNGVFHDGEKVVQELLRIVYGAKIKN, encoded by the coding sequence ATGAAAATGAAAACTTACCGTATCAGAAAACCGAAGATTGTTGTAGTTGGTGGTGGTACTGGTTTACCGGTAATCTTAAAGAGTTTGCGCAATCAAGGTGTAGATATTACAGCAGTTGTGACTGTAGCTGATGATGGTGGAAGTAGTGGCCAATTACGTGATTCAGTAACTACCATGACACCACCGGGCGATTTACGAAACGTTTTGGTAGCTTTATCAGACATGCCCAAACTATATTCGGATATTTTTCAATATCGTTTTAACAAAGAAGATAAATTTCTGGCCAATCACGCTTTGGGAAATTTGATTATAGCCGCAATGTCTGAAATGCGTGGCAGTACGTATGAAGCCGTTCAACTATTAACGAAAATGATGCATGTTGATGCGCGAGTTTATCCTTCTTCTGATGAACCGCTTGTCTTACATGCTGTGTTTAAAGATGGTACCACTGCTGTAGGTGAATCTAAGATTGCTGTAGATCGTAAAACAATCGACCATGTTTATGTGCGTAATCATGCAAATGATGATGAACCTAAAGCAGCACGTAAAGTTGTTACATCTATCTTGGAAGCGGATATGATTGTGTTAGGTCCAGGTAGTTTGTTTACCAGTATTTTACCGAATTTAATGATTTCTGAAATCGGCCGAGCTATTCTTAAAACGACTGCGGAGACGGTCTATATTTGTAATATCATGACGCAAAAAGGAGAGACAGAACATTTTACAGATGCCGATCACGTGCGAGTGTTGCATCAACATTTAAAAGCCCCTTTTGTTGATACTGTCCTAGTAAATACCGAGCCTGTACCAGAAGGATACATGGATACAGAAACGTACGATGAGTATTTAGTACAAGTGAAGCATGATTTTAATGGGCTACGCGAAGAAAATTGCCGTGTTGTCTCTACTGATTTTTTAGAATTAAGAGATAATGGTGTATTTCATGATGGAGAAAAAGTCGTACAAGAGCTACTGCGAATTGTGTATGGCGCAAAAATAAAAAATTAG